One genomic window of Helicobacter canis includes the following:
- a CDS encoding Fur family transcriptional regulator: MKVKNRLETLESILERLRFSIRQNGLKNSKQREEIISVLYKSGTHLSPEEIAANLRQRDKSTSISSVYRILGFLEKERFITALEPGKTGKRYEIAAKEHHDHIICLHCGDIQEFVDEEIEARQIQVASAYKAKLVSHDMRLFVICDKCRQHIKD, encoded by the coding sequence ATGAAAGTGAAAAATCGTCTTGAGACATTAGAATCTATCTTAGAGCGGCTGCGATTTTCTATCCGCCAAAATGGGTTGAAAAACTCCAAACAACGCGAAGAGATCATAAGCGTGCTTTACAAAAGCGGCACCCACCTAAGCCCTGAAGAAATCGCGGCAAACTTGCGCCAGCGTGATAAATCTACAAGTATTTCTTCTGTGTATAGGATTCTAGGATTTTTGGAAAAAGAGCGTTTCATCACCGCGCTAGAGCCGGGCAAGACAGGCAAACGCTATGAAATCGCAGCAAAGGAGCATCACGATCACATCATTTGCCTGCATTGTGGGGATATTCAAGAGTTTGTCGATGAAGAGATAGAAGCTCGCCAAATCCAAGTAGCTAGTGCCTACAAAGCCAAGCTTGTAAGCCACGATATGCGCCTATTTGTCATCTGCGATAAATGCCGCCAGCATATCAAAGACTAG
- a CDS encoding phosphatase PAP2 family protein, producing the protein MPRIHFLHSRFCAGLLLYLAFLVSTASTAHAREPFEKVGDVLTLAPVGVLIVSLGMQDYEGAVQLAAGSLVTQGVIEVVKKSFQFAHDKGWGELEFAKRPCCDDWKGMPSGHAGGSFSAAGFVYYRYGWKPALPLIGLGIITDASRVVARKHSVWQVLAGSAIAWGVAWIFTTPYKPRKLLITPDIGTDIAGKATYGLSLSYSW; encoded by the coding sequence ATGCCTAGAATCCACTTTTTGCATAGCCGCTTTTGTGCGGGGCTGCTACTCTACTTAGCCTTTCTTGTTAGCACTGCTAGCACCGCACACGCTCGCGAGCCTTTTGAGAAAGTGGGCGATGTGCTAACCCTCGCGCCTGTTGGCGTGCTTATCGTAAGCCTTGGTATGCAAGACTATGAGGGAGCTGTGCAGCTCGCAGCTGGCTCGCTTGTTACCCAAGGGGTGATAGAAGTGGTCAAAAAGAGCTTTCAATTTGCCCACGATAAGGGCTGGGGGGAGCTAGAGTTTGCCAAACGCCCTTGCTGCGATGATTGGAAAGGTATGCCAAGCGGACACGCCGGCGGGAGCTTTAGTGCGGCTGGGTTTGTGTATTACCGCTATGGGTGGAAGCCGGCATTGCCACTTATCGGGCTTGGGATCATCACTGATGCCTCGCGCGTGGTCGCTAGGAAGCATAGTGTATGGCAGGTGCTTGCCGGAAGTGCGATCGCGTGGGGCGTGGCGTGGATATTTACCACACCTTATAAGCCTAGGAAGCTTCTAATCACCCCTGATATAGGCACAGATATAGCAGGCAAAGCCACTTATGGACTAAGCCTTAGCTACTCGTGGTAG
- a CDS encoding glycosyltransferase family A protein: MQTIKYSIIIPVRNCKEFVPYAIASVLEQAGDREDYEVIVSDNYSSDGSYEFVQTLAHKRVRAMRPPQVCTMSSHYEWLLSQAQGEWVSIVGSDDGVQPYFFHLSDRLIEQAKSLGIRIVNGARAYYFWEGCSESYKDIQTAYIAEPRFIIKNAQKEFIPTLLSAEGFFAMPQIYAGSLVHRDVIAEIKARQNGVFYKSASPDGFASAAIASLGECYIHSHIPLTWIGSSPKSIGGGVNKQKEKELFILPKDSIECAKELGGDYALLGDIAVTMWMWEPMLNAKMLQDEKTQAFWRSKWASTMFLATIVKERRKYPRIQDDYALGEQQLKALIERTKTSRLAIYTLAFLLRFYRQDFFSRAYRKILRTCGLLAKPIKVDSSYNSPTQNANILESSKLTLAVYEAHFANRAIALERKHY; this comes from the coding sequence ATGCAGACTATAAAATATAGCATCATAATCCCCGTGCGCAACTGCAAAGAGTTTGTGCCATACGCGATAGCTAGCGTGCTAGAGCAAGCAGGCGATAGGGAGGACTATGAAGTCATTGTCAGTGATAACTACTCAAGCGATGGCTCGTATGAATTTGTGCAAACACTCGCACATAAGAGGGTGCGAGCTATGCGCCCGCCGCAAGTTTGCACGATGAGTAGCCACTATGAGTGGCTTTTATCCCAAGCGCAAGGGGAGTGGGTAAGCATTGTAGGCAGTGATGATGGCGTGCAGCCCTACTTCTTCCACCTAAGCGATCGCTTGATAGAGCAGGCTAAAAGCCTTGGGATAAGGATTGTCAATGGTGCTAGGGCATATTACTTCTGGGAGGGGTGTAGTGAAAGCTACAAAGATATTCAAACCGCCTACATAGCCGAGCCTAGGTTTATCATCAAAAATGCGCAAAAAGAGTTTATCCCCACGCTTCTTAGCGCGGAAGGGTTTTTCGCTATGCCACAAATTTATGCCGGCTCTTTGGTGCATAGAGATGTGATAGCAGAGATCAAAGCTAGGCAAAATGGCGTTTTCTACAAAAGTGCTAGCCCAGATGGCTTTGCTAGTGCAGCGATCGCAAGTCTAGGGGAGTGCTATATCCACTCACATATCCCGCTTACTTGGATAGGCTCTTCGCCAAAATCCATTGGCGGAGGTGTCAATAAGCAGAAAGAAAAGGAGCTTTTTATCCTGCCAAAAGATAGTATCGAGTGTGCTAAGGAGCTTGGCGGAGACTACGCGCTTTTAGGTGATATTGCCGTAACGATGTGGATGTGGGAGCCTATGCTTAATGCCAAAATGCTCCAAGATGAGAAAACGCAAGCCTTTTGGCGATCAAAGTGGGCTAGCACGATGTTTTTAGCCACTATTGTAAAAGAGCGGCGCAAATACCCACGCATACAAGATGACTACGCGCTAGGGGAGCAGCAGCTCAAAGCCTTGATAGAGCGGACTAAAACGAGCAGGCTAGCTATCTATACGCTAGCCTTTTTACTGCGCTTTTATCGGCAGGACTTTTTCTCCCGCGCATATAGAAAGATCTTGCGCACTTGTGGGCTACTAGCTAAACCTATAAAAGTGGATTCTAGCTACAACTCCCCCACACAAAATGCCAATATCCTAGAATCTAGTAAGCTTACCCTAGCGGTGTATGAAGCGCATTTTGCCAATAGGGCGATCGCGCTAGAGCGCAAGCACTACTAG
- a CDS encoding NAD(P)-dependent oxidoreductase encodes MLTILLTGSTGFIGSHFIQACYERFHIIALVRPSSDTTAIAPYCKIAHYDGSIESLTQIFATHNIDGVVHLAAFVQSGRSKGQEITNLIAANLTLGTQILETLATYPARFFINTLSYFQFANASSYSPFNLYAATKQAFYDICVHYAATLPTKIVHILLYDTYGENDPRGKILSLWRDLLRNPPKQNLAMSDGLQVLDLTHIDDIISGFALAIDSIDCLHTSTIYTLESTNRLCLRELASVFESLANASLPLDFGARTSAIPAIQMPISVDRIDGELAANGGGGESSQEIRHFMPLAKLPNYAPKISLEAGLMRVISPPKK; translated from the coding sequence ATGCTAACTATCTTGCTCACCGGCTCCACCGGCTTCATCGGCTCGCACTTTATCCAAGCGTGCTATGAGCGATTCCACATCATAGCCCTTGTGCGCCCTAGCAGCGATACGACAGCTATCGCGCCATATTGCAAGATCGCGCACTATGATGGGAGCATAGAGTCTTTGACACAGATTTTTGCCACACACAATATCGATGGAGTGGTGCATTTGGCGGCGTTTGTGCAAAGTGGGCGTAGCAAAGGGCAGGAGATTACTAATCTTATCGCGGCAAATCTCACGCTAGGGACGCAGATTTTAGAGACTCTAGCGACTTATCCGGCGCGATTTTTTATCAACACACTCTCCTACTTTCAATTTGCCAATGCTAGCAGTTATAGCCCCTTTAATCTCTACGCCGCGACCAAACAGGCGTTTTATGATATTTGCGTGCATTATGCCGCGACTCTGCCGACAAAAATCGTGCATATCTTGCTCTATGACACTTATGGAGAGAATGACCCTAGGGGCAAGATCCTAAGCCTATGGCGCGATCTTTTGCGCAATCCCCCAAAGCAGAATCTAGCGATGAGCGATGGGCTACAAGTGCTAGATCTCACCCATATCGATGATATTATCAGCGGCTTTGCCCTAGCCATAGACTCCATAGACTGCCTGCATACAAGCACCATCTACACCCTAGAATCCACCAACCGCTTATGCCTAAGAGAGCTTGCTAGCGTGTTTGAGAGCCTAGCTAATGCGTCTTTGCCGCTAGATTTTGGCGCGCGCACAAGTGCGATCCCAGCAATCCAAATGCCTATAAGTGTAGATCGCATAGATGGCGAGCTTGCTGCAAACGGGGGGGGGGGGGAATCCAGCCAAGAAATCCGCCATTTTATGCCGCTTGCCAAGCTGCCTAACTATGCCCCAAAGATCAGCCTAGAAGCTGGGCTTATGCGCGTGATTTCACCACCTAAAAAGTAA
- a CDS encoding glycosyltransferase family 2 protein has protein sequence MRDKSLVSSTAAQNVSEQTALESLFDNAATNAHSVIASKRGSACAAIHNKKVDSRKDYSASAECMDCHADFQSARNDDKKVDSSNAADFTTAKKVDSRENAAILNEQPKDSRILELESTFEVASSQAEARLDSSKSPSDSKILDEKCGLQGQSQGSYLSGNECSDCPPLPHFSLKAESPQQKLMPEPAFYGVGDALKDSYTKAEQYAIIAEVERRCKQYLDPSFDPTSFIYPRDNFALTANVESRCVFRQSLESAFDNTATNAHSVIARQCASSGAAIHNKKADSRKDYSASAECMDCHADFQSARNDRKNAASEKVDSRIFTQNATILQSSNSTNAARRQDFNLNAATLSDSQAEARLDSSKSPSDSKILDEKCGLQGQSQGSYLSGNECSDCPPLPHFSLKAESPQAKKPLFTIAIPTYKRVTLLRRAILSALAQDFDEPYEIIVVENPLEPISYPAESMLQEFASRITYYQNAQNIGGLGNWNRCLELARGEWVCLLHSDDELLPSYLARMSSLATNPAYAHATLIGAIEDTSDVYPRTRLQKLYAKCISQACLQKLQMQAPFEDGFCGMPPRALLHNRAKCIEIGGYDESEAPSGDMTFFNRAALCGEVFCYRAELLTRNHYDASSCKDPNVALMMILQNPQMILGFTRKLTHAQLVGNHLWWSRYFAHLPLLRLYAQMRLSQQFRLFGLRPSYTERSKQYVKEHCPSIFTALKMLKSLLTGRLSLQNVESSTQSENVDSSNAQSLSHSTQASGATELPPPPR, from the coding sequence ATGCGAGATAAAAGCCTAGTATCTAGCACAGCCGCGCAAAATGTAAGCGAGCAGACTGCCCTAGAATCCTTATTTGACAACGCAGCCACAAACGCCCATTCTGTCATCGCGAGCAAGCGCGGTAGTGCTTGCGCGGCGATCCATAATAAAAAAGTGGATTCTAGGAAAGACTATTCTGCTAGCGCAGAATGTATGGATTGCCACGCGGATTTTCAATCCGCTCGCAATGACGATAAAAAAGTGGATTCTAGCAATGCCGCTGATTTTACTACCGCAAAAAAAGTGGATTCTAGGGAAAACGCCGCAATTCTAAACGAGCAACCAAAGGATTCTAGGATTTTGGAGCTAGAATCCACTTTTGAAGTAGCCAGCTCGCAGGCGGAAGCAAGGCTAGATTCTAGTAAAAGCCCAAGCGATTCTAAGATTTTAGATGAAAAATGTGGGTTGCAAGGACAATCGCAAGGGAGTTACCTTAGCGGTAATGAGTGCAGCGATTGTCCGCCGCTCCCGCATTTTTCGCTAAAAGCTGAATCGCCACAGCAAAAACTAATGCCAGAGCCAGCTTTCTACGGCGTGGGCGATGCGCTTAAAGATAGTTACACCAAAGCCGAGCAATACGCCATTATCGCTGAAGTGGAGCGGCGATGCAAGCAGTATTTAGACCCTAGCTTTGACCCTACAAGCTTCATCTACCCTAGGGATAATTTCGCCTTGACTGCAAATGTGGAGTCGCGATGTGTGTTTAGGCAAAGCCTAGAATCCGCTTTTGACAACACAGCCACAAACGCCCATTCTGTCATCGCGAGACAATGCGCTAGCAGTGGCGCGGCGATCCATAATAAAAAAGCGGATTCTAGGAAAGACTATTCTGCTAGCGCAGAATGTATGGATTGCCACGCGGATTTTCAATCCGCTCGCAATGACAGAAAAAACGCCGCTAGTGAAAAAGTGGATTCTAGGATTTTTACCCAAAACGCAACAATTCTACAAAGCAGCAATTCTACAAACGCAGCTAGGCGGCAGGATTTTAACTTGAACGCCGCAACCCTAAGCGACTCGCAGGCGGAAGCAAGGCTAGATTCTAGTAAAAGCCCAAGCGATTCTAAGATTTTAGATGAAAAATGTGGGTTGCAAGGACAATCGCAAGGGAGTTACCTTAGCGGTAATGAGTGCAGCGATTGTCCGCCGCTCCCTCATTTTTCGCTAAAAGCTGAATCGCCACAAGCAAAAAAGCCGCTCTTCACTATCGCCATCCCCACTTACAAACGCGTAACCCTCCTGCGCCGAGCGATCCTTAGCGCACTAGCCCAAGACTTTGATGAGCCTTATGAGATCATTGTCGTAGAAAATCCGCTTGAGCCTATAAGCTACCCCGCAGAATCTATGCTGCAAGAATTTGCTAGCCGCATAACCTACTACCAAAACGCCCAAAATATCGGCGGTCTGGGGAATTGGAATCGCTGCTTAGAGCTAGCACGGGGCGAGTGGGTGTGCTTGCTCCATAGCGATGATGAGCTGCTGCCTAGCTATCTAGCGCGTATGAGTAGCCTAGCTACCAATCCTGCCTACGCCCACGCCACGCTTATAGGCGCGATCGAAGATACTAGCGATGTGTATCCACGCACGCGCTTACAAAAGCTCTATGCCAAGTGTATCTCACAAGCGTGCTTACAAAAGCTGCAAATGCAAGCCCCCTTTGAAGATGGCTTTTGCGGTATGCCGCCTAGGGCATTGCTGCATAATCGCGCTAAGTGCATAGAAATCGGCGGCTATGATGAGAGCGAGGCTCCTAGCGGGGATATGACATTTTTCAATCGTGCGGCACTTTGTGGGGAGGTGTTTTGCTACCGCGCAGAGCTGCTTACGCGCAATCACTACGATGCTTCAAGCTGCAAGGATCCAAATGTCGCACTAATGATGATCCTGCAAAATCCGCAGATGATTTTGGGCTTTACGCGCAAGCTTACCCACGCCCAGCTTGTGGGGAATCATCTGTGGTGGAGTCGGTATTTTGCGCATTTGCCGCTGCTTAGACTCTATGCGCAAATGCGCTTATCCCAGCAGTTTAGGCTCTTTGGGCTACGCCCTAGCTACACGGAGCGAAGCAAGCAGTATGTAAAAGAGCATTGCCCAAGCATTTTCACCGCGCTAAAAATGCTTAAATCCCTGCTTACAGGGCGATTGTCTCTGCAAAATGTAGAATCTAGCACACAGAGTGAAAATGTGGATTCTAGCAACGCCCAAAGCCTAAGCCACTCCACACAAGCCTCTGGCGCAACAGAACTTCCCCCCCCCCCCCGTTAG
- the rfbH gene encoding lipopolysaccharide biosynthesis protein RfbH: MTKEQLQEEIIEKVRAYYALAHASGQGFIPGASRVNYAGRVFDEREMANATQAVLEFWLTSGKWTKEFENKLAAYLGVKYALMVNSGSSANLLAFFALTSPLLGERQVKRGEEIITLAAGFPTTIAPMIQYGAVPVFVDIDESANIDTNALESALSPKTKAVMIAHTLGSPFDIARVKAFCDAHNLWLIEDNCDALGSLYQGRKTGSFGDIGTSSFYPPHHITTGEGGAVYTSNPLLKKILLSMRDWGRECFCESGVDNTCKARFSQQCGELPYGYDHKYVYSHFGFNLKATDLQAAIGVAQLEKLESFVAKRRANHARLCELLQEVKGLRIIQAQGESEPAWFGCLMMVDSDAPFTRNDLVQHLESRGIQTRALFAGNITKHPCFTHLENGRDYRIVGDLVRTNAMMERGLWVGVYPGLEQAQIEYIAKEIREVCNAR, from the coding sequence ATGACTAAAGAGCAGCTGCAAGAAGAGATCATAGAAAAAGTGCGTGCGTATTATGCCCTAGCACACGCTTCAGGGCAGGGGTTTATCCCCGGAGCTTCTAGGGTCAATTATGCAGGGCGGGTGTTTGATGAGCGCGAGATGGCAAACGCCACGCAAGCGGTGCTGGAGTTTTGGCTCACAAGCGGCAAATGGACCAAAGAGTTTGAAAACAAGCTAGCAGCATATCTTGGCGTGAAATACGCGCTAATGGTCAATTCCGGCTCTAGTGCCAATCTTTTAGCATTTTTCGCGCTTACTTCCCCACTTTTGGGCGAGCGGCAAGTCAAAAGGGGTGAAGAGATCATAACCTTAGCCGCAGGCTTTCCCACGACTATCGCGCCGATGATCCAGTATGGCGCGGTGCCGGTGTTTGTGGATATTGATGAGAGTGCAAATATCGATACAAACGCGCTAGAATCCGCCCTAAGCCCTAAAACAAAGGCAGTGATGATCGCCCACACTTTGGGCAGCCCTTTTGACATCGCACGCGTAAAAGCCTTTTGCGATGCGCATAATCTCTGGCTTATTGAAGATAACTGCGATGCGCTAGGCTCTCTCTATCAAGGGCGCAAGACAGGGAGCTTTGGGGATATTGGCACAAGCTCTTTCTACCCACCTCATCACATCACCACAGGCGAGGGCGGCGCAGTCTATACAAGCAATCCACTGCTAAAAAAGATCCTGCTATCAATGCGCGATTGGGGGCGAGAGTGCTTCTGTGAAAGCGGCGTGGATAATACTTGCAAGGCTAGATTCTCCCAGCAGTGTGGAGAGCTGCCTTATGGCTATGATCATAAATATGTGTATAGTCATTTTGGCTTTAATCTCAAAGCCACGGATCTGCAAGCAGCCATCGGCGTAGCCCAGCTAGAGAAGCTAGAATCCTTTGTCGCAAAAAGGCGTGCAAATCACGCGCGATTATGCGAGCTGCTGCAAGAAGTCAAGGGGCTTAGGATCATACAGGCGCAAGGAGAGAGCGAGCCCGCGTGGTTTGGCTGCTTGATGATGGTAGATAGTGATGCGCCATTTACGCGCAATGATCTTGTGCAGCACCTAGAATCTAGAGGGATCCAAACGCGCGCGCTCTTTGCCGGCAACATCACCAAGCACCCGTGCTTCACGCATTTAGAAAATGGCAGGGACTATCGCATTGTAGGCGATCTAGTGCGGACAAATGCGATGATGGAAAGAGGGCTTTGGGTGGGGGTGTATCCGGGACTAGAGCAAGCCCAGATAGAGTATATCGCCAAAGAGATTAGGGAAGTGTGTAATGCGAGATAA
- a CDS encoding FkbM family methyltransferase: protein MRDLQSHDSISTILESKSGTEITKQGAAAVSLVNPTASDRGETISLLLQRGCERMTPLEILNFKHYERLDSAMIFTLVRVGDLVLDIGGNIGYYSIALAKMKHCIIHAFEPVASTYKQFIANAYYNGVQDRVHINNFGLFDKSGELTFYVYKQDFGNASAAIMHEEKENEKIICKVERLDWYVKEQGLTRIDFIKLDVEGAEIFALRGGLESIEKFKPILFVEMLRKWAAKYGYHPNEIIAMLEQIGYMCYFTKEQDCVGDSACGLESTFQQNPTATPRILEKESQSSLRGGGKATNEAIHKGKAQSADSSMDCHATATALARNDSNDKAAQSRIALVRLEQMTEDTTQTNFFFLHKEKHKAYIDRFSLESSF from the coding sequence TTGCGAGATTTGCAAAGCCACGATTCTATCTCCACAATCTTAGAATCCAAAAGCGGCACTGAAATTACAAAACAAGGCGCAGCCGCAGTTTCTTTAGTAAACCCAACCGCGAGCGACAGAGGAGAGACAATATCCCTCCTCCTCCAGCGCGGCTGCGAGCGAATGACCCCGCTAGAGATCTTAAACTTCAAGCACTATGAGCGACTAGATAGCGCGATGATTTTCACACTTGTGAGAGTTGGGGACTTGGTGCTAGATATTGGCGGCAATATCGGCTACTACTCCATAGCCCTAGCCAAGATGAAGCACTGCATTATCCACGCCTTTGAGCCGGTGGCTAGCACTTATAAGCAGTTTATCGCTAATGCCTACTACAACGGCGTGCAAGATCGCGTGCATATCAACAACTTTGGGCTGTTTGACAAGAGTGGGGAGCTGACATTCTATGTCTATAAGCAGGATTTTGGCAATGCTTCTGCGGCGATTATGCACGAGGAAAAGGAGAATGAAAAGATCATCTGCAAGGTGGAGCGGCTTGATTGGTATGTCAAAGAGCAGGGGCTAACGCGCATAGATTTTATCAAGCTTGATGTAGAGGGGGCGGAGATTTTCGCGCTTAGAGGGGGGCTAGAAAGTATAGAGAAGTTTAAGCCGATATTGTTTGTAGAAATGCTTAGAAAATGGGCGGCGAAGTATGGCTACCACCCAAATGAGATTATTGCGATGCTGGAGCAAATTGGCTATATGTGTTACTTTACAAAAGAGCAAGATTGCGTGGGGGATTCAGCTTGTGGGCTAGAATCCACTTTTCAACAAAACCCCACCGCAACTCCCAGAATCCTAGAAAAAGAAAGTCAATCGTCATTGCGAGGCGGTGGCAAAGCCACCAACGAAGCAATCCACAAAGGCAAAGCACAAAGCGCGGATTCTAGTATGGATTGCCACGCAACCGCTACCGCGCTTGCTCGCAATGACAGCAATGACAAAGCCGCGCAATCGCGCATTGCTTTAGTGCGTTTAGAGCAAATGACTGAAGATACCACCCAAACAAACTTTTTCTTCCTCCACAAGGAGAAGCACAAAGCCTATATCGATCGCTTTAGCCTAGAATCCTCGTTTTGA
- a CDS encoding NAD-dependent epimerase/dehydratase family protein, producing MLEEDFTHITSSPLIDWQAFANANVLITGANGFLPAYMAKTLLNLNTTLLKSAPCRVLALVRNYKHAREVFAPYLDPTFTKDSALGNHSGDLANFGVTADLKSSSTPKQAQRSFFRKFAKSPTSTTANPRILKEDKQVERKNQATNEKADSSSTILESQAKNKLTQPLESTQQTTPKNRQDLILITHDVSEPLSLPYPIHYIIHAASPASPRFYKDAPLSVIYPNVLGTINMLDLARINPVRSFLYFSSGEVYGEFAGEIDESAYGYVDPTSLRSCYAESKRMGENLCIAYGSEYGLPVKIARPFHTYGPGMKLDDGRVFADFVRSVVMGEDIVLTSSGEAKRSFLYLADAAIAYFLILTKGVNNEAYNVANEQGIVSIKELAQIIASLFPEKGLKVRFEAPKESYMPSPIMSCAVKTDKLKALGWSPKIAIEQGFYKTIRSYL from the coding sequence ATGCTAGAAGAAGACTTTACCCACATCACCTCCTCCCCTCTAATCGATTGGCAAGCCTTTGCCAATGCCAATGTCCTAATCACCGGGGCAAACGGCTTCCTGCCTGCCTATATGGCAAAGACCCTGCTAAATCTTAATACCACGCTTCTTAAATCAGCCCCCTGCCGTGTGCTAGCATTAGTGCGCAATTATAAGCACGCTAGAGAAGTATTTGCCCCCTATTTAGACCCTACTTTTACAAAGGATTCGGCTTTGGGTAATCATAGCGGCGATTTAGCAAATTTTGGGGTAACCGCAGACCTCAAGTCTAGCTCCACCCCAAAACAAGCACAGCGCAGTTTCTTTAGAAAATTTGCTAAAAGCCCCACTAGCACTACCGCAAATCCTAGAATCCTAAAAGAAGATAAGCAGGTTGAACGAAAAAATCAAGCCACAAATGAAAAAGCGGATTCTAGCTCCACAATCTTAGAATCCCAAGCTAAGAATAAACTAACGCAACCCCTAGAATCCACCCAGCAAACCACGCCAAAAAATAGGCAAGACCTTATCCTAATCACCCACGATGTGAGCGAGCCGCTTAGCCTCCCCTATCCTATCCACTACATTATCCACGCAGCTTCTCCTGCTAGCCCTAGATTCTACAAAGATGCCCCGCTATCAGTGATCTACCCCAATGTGCTAGGCACGATCAATATGCTAGACCTAGCACGCATAAATCCTGTGCGATCATTCCTCTACTTTTCTAGTGGCGAGGTGTATGGGGAGTTTGCTGGGGAGATTGATGAGAGTGCCTATGGCTATGTCGATCCCACCTCCTTGCGATCTTGCTATGCCGAGTCTAAAAGAATGGGCGAGAATCTCTGCATAGCTTATGGGAGCGAGTATGGGCTGCCTGTGAAGATCGCGCGTCCATTTCACACCTATGGTCCGGGTATGAAGCTAGATGATGGCAGGGTGTTTGCGGACTTTGTGCGATCTGTGGTGATGGGAGAAGACATCGTGCTAACAAGCAGCGGAGAGGCAAAAAGGAGCTTCCTCTACCTAGCCGATGCGGCGATCGCGTATTTTTTGATTTTGACAAAAGGAGTGAATAATGAAGCCTATAATGTAGCCAATGAGCAAGGGATCGTAAGTATCAAGGAGCTAGCGCAGATCATCGCAAGCCTCTTCCCAGAAAAGGGTCTAAAAGTGCGCTTTGAAGCCCCAAAAGAGAGCTATATGCCAAGCCCCATTATGTCTTGTGCTGTAAAGACAGATAAGCTTAAGGCTCTAGGCTGGAGCCCTAAGATAGCCATAGAGCAAGGATTTTACAAAACTATAAGGAGCTATTTATGA
- a CDS encoding NAD(P)-dependent oxidoreductase — translation MHLLITGGAGFIGRALQEFLQARYSYKLYAPSSSELDLRDCHAVSSYIKAHKITHIIHLANRGGGRDTMGLHDIAEYNLRMFFAIMSQANKVEKILHFGSGAEYSKHKPIVSVKEPSYLESLPLDSYGFYKGVCSRFIESTRGNVVCLRIFGCYGAGENYRYKFISNAIVKNLLHLPITIYKDCVFDYIYIDDLCAIIEHFLHASISSLDHRVYNASSGSGVLLSELAKMINATSSFQSPIHFIESGLNNQYTSDNSRLLSAMPSLKLTPHSRAIESMREYFASNLASLDVESIKADPYLSKIGEMWAAGNNGGGGEHLDA, via the coding sequence ATGCACCTACTCATCACCGGGGGAGCAGGATTTATCGGCAGGGCATTGCAAGAGTTCTTGCAAGCTAGATATAGCTACAAGCTCTATGCGCCTAGCTCTAGTGAGCTAGATTTACGCGACTGCCACGCGGTAAGCTCCTACATAAAAGCGCATAAAATCACCCACATTATCCACCTAGCCAATCGCGGCGGCGGGCGCGATACTATGGGCTTGCACGACATCGCGGAATACAATCTTAGAATGTTTTTTGCCATTATGAGTCAAGCCAATAAAGTGGAGAAAATCCTACACTTTGGCTCTGGGGCGGAGTATAGCAAGCACAAGCCTATCGTATCTGTCAAAGAGCCTAGCTACCTAGAGAGCCTGCCGCTTGACTCCTATGGATTCTACAAGGGCGTATGCTCACGCTTCATAGAATCCACGCGCGGCAATGTCGTCTGCCTGCGCATCTTTGGCTGCTATGGCGCGGGGGAAAACTACCGCTACAAGTTCATCTCAAATGCCATTGTCAAAAACCTCTTGCACCTGCCTATCACCATCTACAAAGACTGCGTGTTTGACTACATCTACATCGATGATTTATGCGCTATCATCGAGCACTTCTTGCACGCTAGCATTTCTAGCCTAGATCATAGAGTCTATAACGCCAGCAGTGGCAGCGGCGTGCTCCTAAGCGAGCTAGCCAAGATGATCAACGCCACCTCTAGCTTCCAATCCCCAATCCACTTCATAGAATCTGGGCTCAACAACCAATACACCAGCGACAACTCTAGGCTTTTATCAGCGATGCCTAGCCTAAAGCTCACCCCCCATAGCCGCGCCATAGAATCTATGCGCGAGTATTTTGCCAGCAATCTTGCTAGCCTAGATGTAGAGTCTATCAAGGCGGATCCGTATTTGAGCAAGATTGGGGAGATGTGGGCGGCGGGTAACAACGGGGGGGGGGGGGAACACTTAGACGCGTAG